A stretch of Methanobrevibacter sp. YE315 DNA encodes these proteins:
- a CDS encoding FprA family A-type flavoprotein has product MKAKAVKMADGVYWVGVIHWHSRTFHGYGIPGTTYNAYLVFGEEKTVLIDNVYRGMFEQFDARVKDAFEQEGKEFKIDVFVQNHSEMDHSTFLRETIAKYNPDAEIYASANCIKFLEAQYHNFSDLEINAVATGDELDIGGRTLKFVSAPMLHWPDSMFTLLAEEGILFSNDAFGQHVAHSKRFDEDYNVEYLLREAQKYYANLVTLGSPMLRMKLNELTETGLINEIKMIAPCHGQIWKNPAPIVEKYTEWGSGVCKDKITVIFDTMHHSTEKLAYQIAEGIMSEGVEVAMYFMQEDGPDDVITDILDSKAIALGAPTMMNKPFPRIGNMMYWLDCVNFKGTGSEKSALIFSSKGWGGGAIAKLQRDLEEAGFTVTDTLDVLFVPDEDVLAEAFEKGAELARSIKE; this is encoded by the coding sequence ATGAAAGCAAAAGCTGTAAAGATGGCAGATGGTGTTTATTGGGTTGGCGTAATCCATTGGCACAGTAGAACTTTCCATGGATATGGAATTCCAGGTACTACTTATAATGCATATCTAGTATTTGGTGAAGAAAAAACCGTATTGATTGATAATGTTTACAGGGGAATGTTTGAACAATTCGATGCAAGAGTTAAGGATGCTTTTGAGCAAGAAGGAAAAGAATTCAAAATAGACGTATTTGTTCAAAACCATTCTGAAATGGATCATTCCACATTTTTAAGAGAAACTATTGCTAAATATAATCCTGATGCAGAAATTTATGCCTCTGCAAATTGTATTAAATTTTTAGAAGCACAATATCACAATTTCTCAGATTTGGAAATTAATGCTGTAGCAACCGGCGACGAATTGGATATCGGTGGAAGAACCTTGAAATTCGTATCCGCACCGATGCTTCACTGGCCTGATAGCATGTTCACTCTGCTCGCTGAAGAGGGAATCTTATTCTCAAATGATGCATTCGGACAGCATGTAGCTCATTCCAAAAGGTTTGATGAAGACTATAATGTAGAATACTTGCTTAGGGAAGCGCAAAAATACTATGCAAACCTTGTTACTTTAGGCTCTCCAATGCTTAGAATGAAATTGAATGAATTAACCGAAACTGGTTTAATCAATGAGATTAAAATGATTGCACCCTGTCACGGTCAAATCTGGAAAAATCCTGCACCTATCGTAGAAAAATATACCGAATGGGGTTCAGGCGTATGCAAAGACAAGATTACTGTAATTTTTGACACCATGCACCATTCAACCGAAAAATTAGCATATCAAATCGCTGAAGGTATAATGAGCGAAGGTGTGGAAGTTGCAATGTACTTTATGCAGGAAGACGGTCCTGATGATGTGATTACAGATATTTTGGACTCTAAAGCCATTGCATTAGGTGCTCCTACAATGATGAACAAGCCGTTCCCAAGAATCGGTAACATGATGTACTGGCTGGATTGTGTAAACTTCAAAGGAACCGGCAGTGAGAAAAGTGCATTGATATTCTCATCCAAAGGATGGGGTGGTGGAGCTATTGCAAAACTCCAAAGAGATTTGGAAGAAGCAGGGTTCACCGTAACCGATACATTGGATGTATTGTTTGTACCTGATGAGGATGTTTTGGCTGAAGCATTTGAAAAAGGTGCCGAACTCGCACGTTCTATTAAAGAATAA
- a CDS encoding histidinol phosphate phosphatase domain-containing protein, giving the protein MNKRIDLHMHSLFSDGELLPSELARRALKLDHEAIAITDHVDWSNVDTIPAIQDAIDDINANWDITVVLGAEVTHAPCESIDGIAARAKELGAKIVVVHGETLNEPVTPGTNRAAVESENVDILGHPGLITVEEAELAKENDIYLEISARKGHCLGNGHVANIAREVGNKLLVDTDTHAPSDLITFEKSYEIALGAGLTHDEAMKALVDNPRELLKNKGIL; this is encoded by the coding sequence TTGAATAAAAGAATTGATTTACATATGCACAGTTTATTCAGTGACGGAGAATTACTGCCATCCGAACTTGCAAGAAGAGCTTTAAAATTAGACCATGAGGCAATAGCTATTACAGACCATGTTGACTGGTCAAATGTTGATACAATCCCGGCAATTCAAGATGCAATTGACGACATCAATGCAAACTGGGACATTACCGTTGTTTTAGGTGCTGAAGTTACCCATGCTCCATGCGAATCCATTGATGGAATAGCTGCAAGAGCAAAGGAGTTAGGTGCCAAAATTGTTGTAGTGCATGGAGAAACATTGAATGAACCTGTAACCCCTGGAACAAACAGAGCTGCAGTTGAATCAGAAAATGTTGATATATTAGGCCATCCTGGGTTAATAACTGTTGAAGAAGCAGAACTTGCAAAGGAAAATGACATTTATTTAGAGATTTCAGCCCGTAAAGGACATTGCCTTGGAAACGGTCATGTTGCTAACATTGCCCGTGAAGTTGGAAACAAATTGCTTGTCGATACAGACACCCACGCACCAAGTGACCTGATTACATTTGAAAAGTCATATGAAATTGCTTTAGGAGCAGGATTAACTCATGACGAAGCAATGAAGGCTCTTGTTGATAATCCCCGTGAACTTTTAAAAAATAAAGGTATTTTATGA
- a CDS encoding DUF2115 family protein — protein MKASKLLKIIRENLKDYPIEYLRNKVTDERYRDPLTKQLAKYNSSVYDDIYSVEISEDFEINDDIIRNIRSDIGFYFDRYSGGDDENKRFTENISLYLALIAKRPLHPYSEDKKDDVYYFNGDYYCKGRMKYIHDKKSLCRYCVCKTVGFSGLF, from the coding sequence ATGAAGGCATCCAAACTTCTAAAAATTATTCGTGAAAACTTAAAGGATTATCCTATTGAATATTTAAGGAATAAAGTTACTGATGAAAGATATAGGGATCCTCTAACCAAACAACTTGCAAAATATAACTCCAGTGTGTATGATGATATCTATAGTGTGGAAATTTCAGAGGATTTTGAAATAAACGATGACATTATAAGAAATATACGTTCTGACATCGGCTTTTATTTTGACAGGTATTCGGGTGGTGATGATGAAAACAAACGATTCACCGAAAACATTTCACTCTACCTGGCACTGATAGCCAAAAGGCCGCTTCATCCATATAGTGAAGATAAAAAGGATGATGTATATTATTTCAATGGGGACTACTACTGCAAAGGCCGCATGAAATATATTCATGATAAAAAGTCACTTTGCAGATATTGCGTATGTAAAACTGTGGGTTTTAGCGGACTGTTCTAG
- a CDS encoding 2,5-diamino-6-(ribosylamino)-4(3H)-pyrimidinone 5'-phosphate reductase, translating into MRPYVILNAAMTLDGKIATATGSSNISGKKDLERVHELRKECDGIMVGIGTVLADDPRLTVHKIDAKPEDNPVRVVVDSKCRTPIDARITNSDAKTIIACANEYKDDFKQSEKYETFKSRGVKFFWSGSERVDLVALMSYLHEEGIEKLMLEGGSTLNFSMIKAGLIDEISICVAPMIVGGANAKTFFDGEGFDLMDEAVKLELIDSYQLEKDLILKYNVLND; encoded by the coding sequence ATGAGGCCTTATGTAATATTGAATGCAGCAATGACTTTGGACGGTAAGATTGCAACAGCTACTGGTTCTTCAAATATCTCCGGCAAAAAGGACCTTGAAAGGGTTCATGAGCTAAGAAAAGAATGCGACGGAATCATGGTTGGAATTGGAACCGTACTTGCTGATGACCCAAGACTTACAGTCCATAAGATTGATGCAAAACCGGAGGATAATCCTGTTCGTGTTGTAGTTGACAGCAAATGCAGGACTCCAATCGATGCCAGAATTACAAATTCTGATGCAAAAACCATAATTGCCTGTGCAAATGAATATAAGGATGATTTTAAACAGTCTGAAAAATATGAAACATTCAAAAGTCGTGGAGTGAAATTCTTTTGGAGCGGAAGTGAACGGGTTGATCTTGTTGCATTAATGAGCTATCTGCATGAGGAAGGAATTGAAAAGCTAATGCTTGAAGGAGGGTCTACCTTAAACTTTTCAATGATTAAGGCAGGTTTAATTGATGAGATAAGTATTTGTGTAGCTCCAATGATTGTTGGGGGAGCAAATGCAAAGACTTTCTTTGACGGTGAAGGATTTGACCTTATGGATGAAGCAGTAAAATTAGAGTTAATTGACTCATATCAATTGGAAAAAGATTTAATCTTAAAATATAATGTTTTAAATGACTAA
- a CDS encoding glycosyltransferase 4 family protein, which yields MMILPQLPLYAIALICGLLSFFVTRLTMPRIIKKLEDADIVGKDIHKSWRPVVAEMGGFGILFGFIIGMFSGIYMHDILTAKLCIVLIVILLVGIIGIVDDLLALSSKEKFFLLFLAGLPLIWAAPPNVGLLYLITIPIALSIGSNLTNMLAGLNGIESGLGVISMASLTIACIILGKYDVTIISMSMLGALIAFLYYNRYPAKIFPGDTGTLIIGAAIVCIAFIGRVKLIAFIVLMPNIIDAALKFYSAGFMNRQQQKPTQLNDEGKLVRPEQGFKSLIRLILRKPISEKDAVKIIWGIGLVFGLLGIIVALMMPGMIENQTLMNFLQIKEMFYHI from the coding sequence ATGATGATTTTACCACAACTTCCTTTATATGCCATAGCTTTAATCTGTGGTTTACTATCTTTTTTTGTAACCAGATTGACTATGCCCAGAATTATTAAAAAACTTGAAGATGCTGACATTGTCGGAAAGGACATTCACAAGTCATGGAGGCCCGTTGTTGCTGAAATGGGCGGATTTGGAATATTATTTGGTTTTATAATTGGAATGTTTTCCGGAATATATATGCATGACATATTGACAGCTAAATTATGTATAGTTCTGATTGTAATATTGTTAGTGGGTATTATTGGAATCGTAGATGATTTGCTTGCCCTATCCTCAAAGGAAAAGTTCTTCTTGCTGTTCCTGGCAGGTCTTCCATTGATTTGGGCAGCACCTCCGAATGTAGGTTTATTGTATCTGATTACTATTCCAATAGCTTTATCAATCGGATCTAACTTGACAAATATGCTTGCAGGTTTAAACGGAATCGAATCTGGTTTGGGTGTCATTTCAATGGCATCATTGACAATTGCATGTATCATTTTGGGAAAGTATGATGTAACAATCATTTCCATGAGTATGCTTGGTGCATTAATCGCATTCTTGTATTATAACAGATATCCTGCAAAAATCTTCCCTGGAGATACAGGTACACTGATTATTGGGGCAGCTATTGTTTGTATCGCATTTATTGGAAGGGTAAAATTGATTGCATTCATTGTTTTAATGCCGAATATTATTGATGCAGCTTTAAAATTCTATTCTGCCGGTTTTATGAACCGTCAACAGCAAAAACCAACACAATTAAATGATGAAGGAAAATTGGTCAGGCCGGAACAGGGTTTCAAATCATTAATCAGATTGATTTTAAGAAAACCAATTTCTGAAAAGGATGCGGTAAAAATAATCTGGGGTATCGGTTTAGTATTCGGATTGCTCGGTATTATTGTTGCATTGATGATGCCGGGAATGATTGAAAACCAAACATTAATGAACTTTTTACAAATAAAAGAAATGTTTTATCATATTTAG
- a CDS encoding DUF530 domain-containing protein — MQESVLVNRAESYLKEISNDSISLENIEDFENFKSLYFKLDDRLNHLQKLKDDMDAQGYTTPFTALNKYGTKSVSDVVVEEVGESSRHNQIFRMKANAKKNILDRVKSAIDSHKIAIGNLNQFGYLKCNSCYKKYTIDEYKQMESKCSCGSKGFTFKIKKEATYRVEIIPYLPLSGNYMVLRSELCGYGKESFKKVLNILKQERKGVVNTVSLVIKFRDKNNRLIRKNITLGSEFVNSYEEEVRRIYGTNVRIEVLRLNRTKPAIIDDKHARTALALAYVRYAEEIIENIKEDILKRNLTDFKRLNKYFEVISEYENQTPDYIDKYDLDAIDSWRKSKIEEEFIKFGYFDKFGKMKRSLRRDLKVRDNIYKNTFVNIAATLIIWDIFRYYLTTSNNSRRIENGPFPYIRVELDREQRKVFQMDYTDIIETLNNFTDIKIIPVPEMDLLLYEKFQFEKQIRNSNIQFNYVALGAALIYENSNIPLENISNAFNINESRIKKEIKHIDHIKNPKSDKSKRFLELIKK; from the coding sequence ATGCAAGAGTCTGTCCTGGTAAATAGAGCCGAGAGCTATCTGAAAGAAATTTCAAATGATTCGATTAGCTTAGAGAATATTGAAGATTTTGAAAATTTCAAAAGCCTTTACTTTAAATTAGATGACAGACTAAACCATTTGCAAAAATTAAAGGATGATATGGATGCACAGGGGTACACAACCCCTTTCACTGCCTTAAATAAATATGGGACCAAATCCGTTTCTGATGTGGTGGTGGAAGAAGTTGGAGAAAGCAGTCGCCATAATCAGATTTTTAGAATGAAGGCAAATGCCAAGAAAAATATTTTAGATAGGGTTAAATCAGCAATTGATTCACATAAGATAGCTATCGGTAATTTGAATCAGTTCGGATATTTGAAATGCAATTCCTGTTATAAGAAATATACTATTGATGAATATAAACAAATGGAATCCAAATGCAGCTGCGGCAGTAAAGGATTTACATTTAAAATCAAAAAGGAAGCTACATACAGGGTTGAAATTATACCTTATTTGCCTTTATCCGGTAACTATATGGTTTTAAGAAGTGAATTGTGTGGCTATGGTAAGGAATCCTTTAAGAAAGTTTTGAACATACTTAAACAAGAGCGTAAAGGTGTTGTAAATACTGTTTCTCTTGTTATAAAATTCAGAGATAAAAATAATCGCCTAATTAGAAAGAACATTACTTTAGGTTCTGAATTCGTTAACAGCTATGAAGAGGAAGTCAGACGAATATATGGTACCAATGTAAGAATTGAAGTTTTAAGACTTAATAGAACCAAACCCGCAATAATTGATGATAAGCATGCAAGAACTGCACTGGCCCTTGCCTACGTCAGATATGCTGAGGAAATAATTGAAAACATTAAAGAGGATATATTAAAAAGAAACTTGACTGATTTTAAAAGATTAAATAAGTATTTTGAGGTTATTTCCGAATATGAAAATCAAACTCCGGACTACATTGACAAATATGATTTGGATGCAATCGATTCTTGGAGAAAATCAAAAATTGAAGAGGAATTTATAAAATTCGGATACTTTGATAAGTTTGGAAAGATGAAAAGGTCTCTTAGACGTGATTTGAAAGTGAGAGATAATATCTATAAGAACACTTTTGTAAATATTGCAGCTACCTTAATAATTTGGGACATCTTCAGATATTACCTGACAACTTCCAATAATTCACGCAGAATTGAAAACGGACCATTCCCATATATACGGGTTGAATTGGATAGGGAACAAAGAAAGGTATTCCAGATGGACTATACTGACATAATTGAAACTTTAAATAATTTTACTGATATCAAGATTATTCCTGTTCCTGAAATGGACTTGCTTTTATATGAGAAATTCCAATTTGAAAAGCAGATTAGAAATTCTAATATTCAATTTAATTATGTTGCGCTTGGAGCTGCTTTGATATATGAAAATTCAAATATTCCTCTTGAAAACATCAGCAATGCATTCAATATTAATGAATCCAGAATAAAAAAGGAAATTAAGCATATTGACCATATTAAAAATCCGAAAAGCGATAAATCAAAGAGATTTTTAGAACTAATTAAAAAATAG
- the metG gene encoding methionine--tRNA ligase, with amino-acid sequence MSKIFISCALPYANGPCHLGHIRSTYLPADIYARYNRMVGNDVLLVCATDEHGTPIAVKADKENKKPIEISKRYHDMIVKDVESMNISLDNFTRTTDEKHYEIAKNFFKDLYDNGFIYREDIQQLYCPNCNKFLPDRYVEGLCPVCGSEARGDHCEKCGRALDPTELDEPHCITCGTTPVIKDTFQYAFKLSDFEDDLKDYIQNNENLPANVKNYASNWLNDGLNDWILTRDMDWGIPVPLEEAKGKVLYVWIEAFLGYISSASQWSEQSGKKWEEYWDDFVVHFIGKDIIYHHSIFWPGLLKAYGCKLPDMIYAGEFLSLEGEKMSTSKNWVIWIADFVKDYDPDLLRYYLTINAPLNKDSDFSWDDFQRRNNDELADVIGNFLHRTFTFTRKYFDSKIPEYANPSAEDEEFKKAIEELPAIAGEYISKFEFREGLLEIFKVAKKGNKYFNDQEPWKAVKEDMQKAANCLYLSNQLAKTLAYTLKPYLPTKADAIAKIMNIDDLSEWKDASVFLPSGYEINKAKPLFKKIDDEVIEAEKAKLQENLKESSEDENMSDLISIDDFDEVVIKIGQVLEAEKIEKSDKLLKLQVDIGEEKPRQIVAGLAKFYSPEELVDRKVCVVANLQPAKLFGTLSQGMILATGGSGALLSPDENGKVGERIQ; translated from the coding sequence ATGTCAAAAATTTTTATTTCATGTGCATTACCTTATGCAAATGGGCCATGTCATTTAGGACACATTCGTTCAACTTATTTGCCTGCAGATATTTATGCAAGGTACAATCGTATGGTTGGAAATGATGTTTTACTTGTTTGTGCGACAGATGAGCATGGAACTCCAATTGCAGTTAAGGCGGATAAGGAAAATAAAAAACCGATTGAAATTTCAAAGAGATACCATGATATGATTGTAAAAGATGTAGAGTCAATGAACATATCATTGGATAATTTTACAAGAACTACTGATGAAAAACATTATGAAATTGCTAAAAATTTCTTTAAGGATTTGTATGATAATGGATTTATCTACAGAGAGGATATCCAACAGTTATACTGTCCGAACTGTAATAAATTCTTGCCTGACAGATATGTTGAAGGATTATGTCCGGTTTGTGGATCAGAAGCAAGAGGAGACCACTGCGAAAAATGTGGAAGGGCACTAGACCCAACAGAACTCGATGAACCTCATTGCATTACCTGCGGAACCACTCCAGTTATTAAAGATACTTTCCAATATGCATTTAAATTATCTGATTTTGAAGATGACTTGAAGGATTATATTCAAAACAATGAAAATCTTCCGGCCAATGTTAAAAATTATGCATCCAACTGGTTAAATGATGGACTAAACGATTGGATTTTAACAAGGGATATGGATTGGGGTATTCCAGTACCTCTCGAAGAGGCCAAAGGTAAAGTATTGTACGTTTGGATTGAAGCATTCTTAGGTTATATCTCATCAGCATCACAATGGTCAGAGCAATCCGGCAAGAAATGGGAAGAGTATTGGGATGACTTTGTAGTTCATTTCATTGGAAAGGATATCATTTACCACCATTCAATATTCTGGCCGGGTCTTTTAAAGGCATATGGATGCAAATTGCCAGATATGATTTATGCTGGAGAATTCTTATCTCTTGAAGGAGAAAAAATGTCCACAAGTAAGAATTGGGTTATTTGGATAGCTGATTTCGTAAAAGATTATGACCCTGACCTTTTAAGATATTACTTGACTATCAACGCTCCTTTAAATAAGGATTCAGACTTCTCATGGGACGATTTCCAAAGAAGAAATAACGATGAATTAGCTGATGTAATTGGTAACTTCCTACATAGAACATTTACATTCACCCGTAAGTATTTTGACAGTAAAATCCCTGAATACGCCAATCCGTCAGCTGAAGATGAAGAGTTCAAAAAAGCAATTGAAGAGTTACCTGCAATTGCAGGTGAATATATCTCTAAATTTGAATTCAGAGAAGGTTTGCTTGAAATATTTAAAGTAGCCAAAAAAGGAAATAAATACTTCAACGATCAAGAGCCATGGAAAGCCGTAAAAGAAGACATGCAAAAGGCGGCAAATTGTCTTTATTTATCAAACCAATTAGCAAAAACATTAGCCTACACATTAAAACCATATTTACCAACCAAAGCTGATGCAATAGCTAAAATAATGAATATTGATGATTTATCAGAGTGGAAGGATGCAAGCGTTTTCCTTCCAAGTGGTTATGAAATCAACAAGGCAAAACCTTTATTCAAAAAGATTGATGATGAAGTGATTGAAGCTGAAAAAGCGAAATTACAAGAAAACTTAAAAGAAAGTAGTGAGGATGAGAATATGAGTGATTTAATTAGTATTGATGATTTTGATGAAGTTGTAATTAAAATAGGACAAGTTTTAGAAGCGGAAAAAATAGAAAAATCTGACAAATTATTAAAACTCCAGGTTGATATCGGCGAAGAAAAACCAAGACAAATTGTTGCAGGACTTGCAAAATTCTACTCTCCAGAAGAATTGGTTGACAGAAAAGTTTGTGTTGTAGCTAACCTGCAACCGGCAAAACTATTCGGAACCTTATCTCAAGGTATGATTCTTGCAACCGGTGGATCCGGTGCATTGTTATCTCCTGATGAAAACGGGAAAGTAGGCGAAAGAATCCAATAG
- a CDS encoding NAD(P)-dependent alcohol dehydrogenase: protein MRGLARIDQDVMDWVEKDKPECGPYDAIVKPIALAPCTSDVHIVWGNAYMSDAPNRILGHESTGIVEEVGSHVKDFKPGDRVIVPAITPDWLTVPGQKGFGQHCYGMGTGMSFITFKDGTFAEHYNVNQADGNLAHLPDNVSLDQAVMISDMMTTGFYGAELAEIKPGETVAVFGIGPVGLMGVAGAHFMGASRILAVGSRPVSVKVAKEYGATEIVDYHDGDTVQQIMDMTDGQGVDKVVVAGGNANTVGEALEVLKVGGILGNVNHYDGAEYIPLPALAWGAGLADKTIRGGVCPGGRARMEQLVKLIEYGRFDSSKLITHRFTKFDDLYEAMIIMRDKPRDLIKPAVILGE, encoded by the coding sequence ATGAGAGGTCTTGCAAGAATTGATCAAGATGTAATGGATTGGGTTGAAAAAGACAAACCTGAATGTGGACCATACGATGCAATCGTAAAACCAATTGCGCTTGCACCTTGTACATCTGATGTACATATTGTATGGGGAAATGCATACATGAGCGATGCTCCAAACCGTATTCTCGGACACGAATCAACCGGTATTGTTGAAGAAGTTGGAAGCCATGTAAAAGACTTCAAACCTGGAGACCGAGTAATCGTACCGGCAATTACACCGGACTGGCTTACCGTTCCGGGACAAAAAGGATTCGGTCAACACTGTTACGGTATGGGTACCGGAATGAGCTTCATTACATTTAAGGATGGAACATTTGCTGAACACTATAACGTTAACCAAGCTGACGGTAACTTGGCACACTTGCCAGATAACGTTTCACTTGACCAAGCAGTAATGATATCCGATATGATGACAACCGGTTTTTACGGTGCAGAACTTGCTGAAATCAAACCGGGTGAAACCGTAGCCGTATTTGGTATTGGTCCTGTAGGACTTATGGGTGTAGCAGGAGCACACTTTATGGGTGCATCAAGAATTCTTGCTGTAGGAAGCAGACCAGTGTCAGTGAAAGTCGCAAAAGAATATGGTGCAACTGAAATTGTTGATTATCACGATGGAGACACCGTACAACAAATTATGGACATGACTGACGGTCAAGGTGTAGACAAAGTAGTTGTTGCAGGTGGAAATGCAAACACTGTTGGAGAAGCACTTGAAGTCCTCAAAGTCGGAGGAATATTAGGTAATGTAAACCACTATGATGGTGCAGAATACATTCCGCTACCTGCACTTGCATGGGGAGCAGGACTTGCCGACAAAACAATACGTGGTGGAGTATGTCCAGGTGGACGTGCTAGAATGGAACAACTCGTAAAATTAATTGAATACGGAAGATTTGATTCCAGTAAACTAATTACACACAGATTCACCAAATTCGATGACCTGTATGAAGCTATGATAATCATGAGGGATAAACCACGTGACTTAATCAAACCTGCAGTAATTCTAGGAGAATAA
- the priL gene encoding DNA primase large subunit PriL: MTEVSYINPLSDEGRGIIRNYGDLNQIFDEDETLIDIITHTTNQKISDDSLIPKSYHDLALKRIQWAIEKKNNKNFSQSEFEYLTNEDLFAQDVVTFHILCQAIAIQFNTGSRETRLFIESQGTLILERLAKIPPMTRAEIIDEVLDEVKVDGSINWKSLKEVIATKKLKLTDLLINNGDIILQQDDFLERFSDKFHDRSPERMYNILIGDSVKEQILSRLIMQKTEEYIQRIKEMSARIEIHPAILNIGEELKEFIPEEISKYNQYYAGSGGIYGSVEAGKLNPDAFPPCIKSTVEGVSSGGRNDAIVLLLTSFASYARLYPRIFASEESVKVSDMDPDLTITENEILPLIFDAADNCTPPLFEDQPQEKINIISKLGFGMHEKVDINHEGETKWYTPMSCEKIKIHLPNLCHPDKSCKGINNPLSCYGRKKYQLDNQAKE; encoded by the coding sequence ATGACTGAAGTCTCATATATCAACCCATTATCCGATGAAGGAAGAGGAATCATTAGAAATTATGGAGATTTAAATCAGATATTTGATGAAGATGAAACCTTGATTGATATCATTACCCATACAACCAATCAAAAAATATCAGATGATTCCCTGATTCCTAAATCATACCATGACTTGGCTTTAAAACGCATACAATGGGCTATTGAGAAAAAGAACAACAAAAATTTTTCACAATCCGAATTTGAATACCTGACAAATGAGGATTTGTTTGCACAAGATGTTGTGACATTCCATATATTATGCCAAGCTATAGCCATTCAATTCAATACCGGCTCTCGTGAAACAAGACTGTTCATTGAATCACAGGGCACACTTATTTTGGAAAGGCTTGCTAAAATACCTCCAATGACAAGGGCTGAAATAATAGATGAGGTTCTTGATGAGGTAAAAGTTGACGGATCCATAAATTGGAAATCCCTAAAAGAGGTTATAGCAACTAAAAAACTCAAATTGACCGATTTATTAATAAATAACGGGGATATCATACTTCAACAAGATGACTTTTTGGAAAGATTTTCAGACAAATTCCATGACAGAAGCCCTGAAAGAATGTATAACATACTGATTGGGGATAGCGTCAAAGAACAGATTCTTTCAAGACTTATAATGCAGAAGACAGAAGAATACATTCAAAGAATTAAGGAAATGTCTGCAAGAATCGAAATTCACCCAGCAATCCTAAATATTGGTGAAGAACTAAAAGAATTCATTCCAGAAGAAATCAGCAAATATAATCAGTATTACGCCGGCAGTGGAGGAATATACGGCAGCGTTGAAGCTGGAAAATTAAATCCAGATGCATTTCCACCATGCATCAAATCAACAGTCGAAGGAGTGTCTTCAGGTGGGCGTAACGATGCTATCGTGCTTCTTTTAACATCATTTGCATCATATGCAAGATTATATCCAAGAATATTCGCATCCGAAGAAAGCGTAAAAGTGTCTGATATGGATCCCGATTTAACAATCACCGAAAACGAAATCCTGCCTCTGATTTTTGATGCAGCAGACAATTGTACTCCCCCATTATTTGAGGACCAGCCACAGGAAAAAATAAACATCATATCAAAACTAGGCTTTGGAATGCATGAAAAGGTTGACATCAACCACGAAGGCGAAACAAAATGGTATACACCGATGAGCTGTGAGAAAATAAAAATACACTTGCCTAACTTATGCCATCCCGACAAATCCTGCAAAGGAATAAACAATCCGTTATCCTGCTATGGACGCAAAAAATATCAACTTGACAACCAGGCAAAAGAATAA